The Deinococcus wulumuqiensis R12 genome has a window encoding:
- a CDS encoding AAA family ATPase — MTQPPVPPALPDPLSPVPEPVRIEMPDPALVALVGASGSGKSMFAARHFRQMEVLSLQGFRALLSADPRDPEAAADALECLYTAAARRLARGQLTVINAALVRPGERRRVVELARAHDVAPVAVVLDLPRPLLEARRGAGDGADPAELIAQVAELRRTQRGLTREGFRQVWTLTSPEAVDSAVVSRVPLPVDRRERRGPFDVIGDVHGCLDELRELLTRLGYRVTGDTAAPPPGRTAVFVGDLVDRGPDSAGTLRLVMNMVASGAALCVPGNHDEKLRRALGGRAVQPLHGLDVTLAQLGAAGEAFRAQVQAFVGALPSHLVLDGGRLVVAHGGLPQHYQGRDSERVRRFALYGDVSGRTDEAGLPIRRDWAADYRGERLVVYGHTPVAQPRWVNRTVNIDTGCAFGGALSALRYPELEVLSVPARAQYAVPGRPLG; from the coding sequence ATGACCCAGCCGCCTGTGCCGCCCGCACTGCCTGACCCTCTCTCGCCGGTGCCCGAACCCGTCCGCATAGAGATGCCCGACCCCGCGCTCGTGGCGCTGGTGGGTGCCTCGGGTTCAGGAAAAAGTATGTTCGCGGCGCGGCACTTCCGGCAAATGGAAGTCCTGAGCCTTCAAGGGTTTCGTGCTCTGCTGAGCGCCGACCCCCGCGACCCCGAGGCGGCGGCAGACGCGCTGGAGTGCCTGTACACGGCGGCGGCCCGGCGTCTGGCACGGGGACAACTGACGGTGATCAACGCGGCCCTGGTGCGTCCGGGAGAGCGCCGCCGCGTGGTGGAACTGGCCCGGGCGCACGACGTGGCGCCGGTCGCGGTCGTCCTTGACCTTCCGCGCCCGCTGCTGGAAGCCAGACGGGGAGCCGGGGATGGGGCCGACCCCGCCGAACTGATCGCGCAGGTGGCCGAACTGCGCCGCACCCAGCGGGGGCTGACCCGGGAGGGCTTTCGGCAGGTCTGGACCCTGACTTCTCCGGAAGCGGTGGACAGCGCGGTGGTCAGCCGCGTGCCCCTTCCGGTGGACCGCCGGGAGCGGCGCGGGCCTTTCGACGTGATCGGGGACGTTCACGGCTGCCTGGATGAGCTGCGCGAGCTGCTGACCCGCCTGGGCTACCGGGTCACGGGCGACACCGCTGCCCCGCCGCCGGGCCGCACCGCCGTTTTCGTGGGCGACCTCGTGGACCGGGGGCCGGACAGTGCAGGCACCCTGCGGCTGGTGATGAACATGGTGGCGTCGGGCGCGGCGCTGTGCGTGCCGGGCAACCACGACGAGAAGCTGCGTCGGGCGCTCGGCGGGCGTGCGGTGCAGCCGCTGCACGGGCTGGACGTGACACTGGCCCAGCTCGGCGCGGCGGGAGAGGCGTTCAGGGCGCAGGTGCAGGCGTTTGTCGGGGCTTTGCCCAGCCATCTGGTCCTCGACGGTGGGCGGCTGGTGGTCGCGCATGGCGGGCTGCCGCAGCACTACCAGGGCCGCGACAGCGAGCGGGTGCGCCGCTTCGCCCTGTACGGCGACGTCAGCGGGCGTACCGACGAGGCGGGCCTGCCCATCCGGCGCGACTGGGCCGCCGACTACCGGGGAGAGCGGCTGGTGGTCTACGGCCACACGCCCGTCGCGCAGCCGCGCTGGGTGAACCGGACGGTCAACATCGACACCGGCTGCGCGTTCGGGGGCGCCCTGAGTGCGCTGCGTTACCCGGAACTGGAAGTGCTCAGTGTGCCCGCGCGGGCGCAGTACGCCGTGCCGGGGCGCCCGCTGGGGTGA